From one Streptomyces sp. R41 genomic stretch:
- a CDS encoding MBL fold metallo-hydrolase produces MTGFRTLSSGLRSLRPAAFGADPAGERLERIRRSPNFADGVFKNPESARIRPDGSMLEFAKVYFRKEERVHRAPAGTVPVHATTLADLARPAATGLRLTWMGHSSVLAEIDGHRVLFDPVWGERCSPFNFAGPKRLHPVPLPLAELGPVDVVVISHDHYDHLDLPTIKALADTDTVFAVPLGVGAHLEHWGVSADRLRELDWDESTKVGGISLTATPARHFCGRGLRNAQHTLWASWAVAGDEHRIYHSGDTGYFEGFKDIGAEHGPFDATMIQIGAYSEFWPDIHMTPAEGMRAHLDLQGGRPSGVMMPIHWATFNLATHPWAEPGEGTMAAAHAAGARIALPRPGEPFEPTAETVPSEPWWRGVALPPAGGWPTLEKTVADTPGDVADGSTEDTGEPETVPAG; encoded by the coding sequence GTGACCGGATTCCGTACCCTGAGCTCCGGGCTCCGCTCGCTGCGGCCCGCCGCCTTCGGCGCGGATCCGGCTGGTGAGCGCCTGGAGCGCATTCGCAGATCGCCGAACTTCGCGGACGGTGTCTTCAAGAACCCGGAGAGTGCCCGGATCCGCCCCGACGGCTCCATGCTCGAGTTCGCGAAGGTCTACTTCCGCAAGGAGGAGCGCGTCCACCGCGCCCCGGCCGGGACGGTGCCGGTGCACGCGACGACGCTCGCCGACCTGGCCAGGCCCGCGGCGACCGGGCTGCGGCTCACCTGGATGGGACACTCCAGCGTCCTCGCGGAGATCGACGGGCACCGGGTGCTCTTCGACCCGGTCTGGGGCGAGCGCTGCTCCCCGTTCAACTTTGCCGGGCCCAAGCGGCTGCATCCGGTGCCCCTGCCGCTGGCCGAGCTCGGCCCGGTCGACGTCGTCGTCATCTCGCACGACCACTACGACCACCTCGACCTGCCCACCATCAAGGCCCTGGCCGACACGGACACGGTGTTCGCGGTACCGCTCGGCGTCGGCGCCCACCTGGAGCACTGGGGCGTCTCGGCCGACCGGCTCCGCGAGCTGGACTGGGACGAGTCGACGAAGGTCGGCGGAATCTCCCTGACCGCCACCCCGGCGCGGCACTTCTGCGGCCGCGGTCTGCGCAACGCGCAGCACACCCTCTGGGCCTCCTGGGCCGTCGCGGGCGACGAGCACCGGATCTACCACAGCGGCGACACCGGCTATTTCGAGGGGTTCAAGGACATCGGCGCCGAGCACGGCCCGTTCGACGCCACGATGATCCAGATCGGCGCGTACAGCGAGTTCTGGCCCGACATCCACATGACGCCCGCGGAGGGCATGCGCGCCCACCTGGACCTCCAGGGCGGGCGGCCTTCCGGAGTCATGATGCCGATCCACTGGGCGACGTTCAATCTGGCGACCCATCCCTGGGCGGAGCCCGGCGAGGGGACGATGGCCGCGGCGCACGCGGCGGGTGCGCGCATCGCGCTGCCCCGCCCCGGCGAGCCCTTCGAGCCCACGGCCGAGACCGTCCCGTCCGAGCCCTGGTGGCGCGGCGTGGCCCTCCCGCCGGCGGGCGGCTGGCCCACCCTCGAGAAGACCGTCGCCGACACACCGGGTGACGTCGCCGACGGCTCGACGGAGGACACCGGAGAGCCGGAGACGGTGCCCGCGGGCTGA
- a CDS encoding roadblock/LC7 domain-containing protein — protein sequence MASDAPTGHVSDLDWLMSGLVQRVPHTTSAVLLSCDGLVKSVHGLDPDSADHMAALASGLYSLGRSAGVRFGDGGDVRQVVVELDSTLLFVSTAGSGTCLAVLAGREADAAVLGYEMAMLVKSVRPYLMTAPRQPAVEPPAMRP from the coding sequence ATGGCGAGCGATGCGCCGACCGGCCATGTATCCGATCTCGACTGGCTGATGAGCGGCCTCGTACAGCGCGTGCCGCACACCACAAGCGCGGTACTTCTGTCCTGCGACGGGCTCGTGAAGTCGGTCCACGGCCTCGACCCGGACAGCGCCGACCACATGGCGGCGCTGGCCTCCGGCCTCTACTCCCTCGGCCGCAGCGCGGGCGTCCGCTTCGGGGACGGCGGCGACGTACGGCAGGTCGTCGTCGAACTCGACTCGACCCTGCTGTTCGTGTCCACCGCGGGCTCAGGCACCTGTCTCGCCGTGCTCGCCGGACGCGAGGCCGACGCGGCGGTCCTCGGCTACGAGATGGCGATGCTCGTCAAGAGCGTCCGCCCATACCTGATGACCGCCCCCCGGCAGCCCGCCGTCGAACCCCCGGCGATGAGGCCTTGA
- a CDS encoding DUF742 domain-containing protein, which produces MAAAGDGPWLDDAAGRLVRPYTVSNGRTRPTTALDLLSQVMATGATPLGYLGPEHTQALELCRAPVSIAEIAAHLKLPAAVTKVLLSDLVDCGALTTKPPSFHHNPTDRSLLEAVLDGLRRQL; this is translated from the coding sequence GTGGCCGCGGCCGGCGACGGGCCTTGGCTCGACGACGCTGCCGGACGCCTGGTACGCCCCTACACGGTCAGCAACGGCCGGACCCGGCCCACGACAGCGCTCGATCTCCTGTCGCAGGTCATGGCCACCGGAGCCACGCCCCTCGGCTACCTCGGCCCCGAGCACACCCAGGCACTCGAACTGTGCCGGGCGCCCGTCTCGATCGCGGAGATCGCCGCCCACCTGAAGCTGCCCGCGGCGGTCACCAAGGTGCTGCTGTCCGACCTCGTCGACTGCGGGGCGCTCACCACGAAGCCACCGTCCTTCCACCACAACCCCACTGACCGGTCTCTTCTGGAGGCAGTGCTCGATGGACTACGACGACAGCTCTGA
- a CDS encoding ATP/GTP-binding protein: MDYDDSSDPFPTALKILVAGGFGVGKTTFVGAVSEIAPLSTEELLTTVSAATDSLDGIENKVETTVAMDFGRITLDPEHVLYLFGTPGQERFWFMWDELSEGALGAVILADTRRLEDCFAAVDFFEQRGLGFIVAVNEFDGSYRYDPEEVRAAIDLDPEIPVVRCDARISSSGVQTLLTLVRHLIAHAPTHAPSHGAHT, translated from the coding sequence ATGGACTACGACGACAGCTCTGACCCCTTCCCCACCGCACTGAAGATCCTGGTGGCGGGAGGGTTCGGGGTCGGCAAGACAACCTTCGTCGGCGCGGTGAGCGAGATCGCGCCGCTCAGCACGGAGGAGCTGCTCACCACGGTCAGCGCCGCGACCGACAGTCTCGACGGCATCGAGAACAAGGTCGAAACCACCGTGGCCATGGACTTCGGCCGCATAACCCTCGATCCGGAACATGTCCTCTATCTGTTCGGTACGCCCGGGCAGGAGCGGTTCTGGTTCATGTGGGACGAGCTCTCCGAAGGCGCACTGGGCGCGGTGATCCTCGCCGACACCCGCCGCCTGGAGGACTGCTTCGCGGCCGTGGACTTCTTCGAGCAGCGGGGCCTTGGATTCATCGTCGCGGTCAACGAGTTCGACGGCTCGTACCGCTACGACCCGGAGGAGGTGCGCGCGGCCATAGACCTCGACCCCGAGATCCCCGTCGTGCGCTGCGACGCCCGGATCTCCAGCTCAGGCGTGCAGACCCTGCTCACCCTGGTCCGCCATCTCATCGCGCACGCGCCCACACACGCGCCGAGCCACGGAGCCCACACATGA
- a CDS encoding GAF domain-containing protein, whose translation MSYDPPRPAGRLLLTPEDKDAPARVRRLRRLGLGERAEPAFDAFADRLAEVAAVPYSMVNFIDENRQFFAGLHTPVGGGPGVLPPGDDTGDGATPEVGRYMARDYGFCPYVVVRRRALVLEDVCDYPRFAGNPVVDEIGVRSYLGAPLIDHTGIALGTICVVDVEPRPWGVAGLETIKSLAAELVERIERREGGGGF comes from the coding sequence ATGAGTTATGACCCGCCGCGTCCGGCCGGTCGTCTGCTGCTGACCCCGGAGGACAAGGACGCTCCCGCCCGGGTGCGGCGGCTGCGCCGACTGGGGCTGGGGGAGCGCGCGGAACCGGCCTTCGACGCCTTCGCGGACCGGCTTGCCGAGGTCGCCGCGGTGCCGTACTCGATGGTCAACTTCATCGACGAGAACCGGCAGTTCTTCGCGGGCCTGCACACCCCGGTCGGCGGCGGCCCGGGCGTCCTGCCGCCCGGGGACGACACCGGGGACGGCGCCACGCCCGAGGTGGGCCGCTACATGGCACGCGACTACGGCTTCTGCCCCTACGTGGTGGTCCGGCGCAGGGCGCTGGTCCTGGAGGACGTCTGCGACTACCCGCGCTTCGCCGGGAACCCGGTTGTCGACGAGATCGGCGTCCGCTCCTACCTCGGCGCACCGCTGATCGACCACACGGGCATCGCCCTCGGCACGATCTGCGTCGTCGACGTCGAGCCGCGCCCATGGGGAGTGGCGGGCCTGGAGACCATCAAGTCGCTGGCGGCGGAGCTGGTCGAGCGGATCGAACGGCGGGAGGGAGGCGGGGGATTCTGA
- a CDS encoding IS200/IS605 family accessory protein TnpB-related protein, translated as MHALRSRLAGVEADWAAGRVHVVRGGKQLARLRHHLGEAGLSQDAWRERWRAARMFLAADGESGKRLGNESLRITDTGQLSIRLPAALAHLANAPHGRYVLDATVSFTHRGEEWLDRITANRAVAYRIHHDVLRGRWYVTASWQRTPAPVLPLDAALAGGVVAVDMNDDHLAAWRLDVHGNPVGEPRRIFYDLTGSTTHRDAQIRHALTRLLHHTRTTGAAAIAIEDLDFTDGRCREKHGRNKRFRRLISRFPTAKLKARLVAMAAEQNVAVVAVDPAYTSRWGAQHWQQPLTSTNRTVSRHDAASIAIGRRALGHPIRRRTAPPPHDQRDRAGHRTAQAAAETRRREGPRPRIPGPRTRSVPPGSGANAGDQRAQHRSEHAAEHQRPWKQDPLPLSP; from the coding sequence ATGCATGCGCTGAGGTCCCGGCTGGCGGGGGTGGAGGCGGACTGGGCGGCCGGCCGGGTGCACGTGGTGCGCGGCGGGAAGCAACTCGCCCGGCTGCGCCACCACCTCGGCGAGGCCGGGCTGAGCCAGGATGCCTGGCGCGAGCGGTGGCGGGCGGCGCGGATGTTCCTGGCCGCGGACGGGGAGTCCGGCAAACGCCTCGGCAACGAATCCCTCCGCATCACCGACACCGGACAGCTCTCGATCAGACTGCCCGCCGCGCTGGCCCATCTGGCCAACGCCCCGCACGGCCGGTATGTGCTCGATGCGACCGTGTCCTTCACGCACCGGGGTGAGGAGTGGCTGGACCGGATCACCGCGAACCGGGCGGTGGCCTACCGCATCCACCACGACGTCCTGCGCGGCCGCTGGTATGTGACCGCCTCCTGGCAGCGCACCCCCGCCCCCGTCCTGCCACTGGACGCGGCCCTCGCCGGGGGTGTGGTCGCCGTCGACATGAACGACGACCACCTCGCCGCCTGGCGGCTCGACGTGCACGGCAACCCGGTGGGCGAGCCCCGCCGCATCTTCTACGACCTGACCGGGTCCACCACGCACCGAGATGCCCAGATCCGGCACGCCCTCACGAGGCTGCTGCACCACACCCGCACCACCGGGGCAGCCGCAATCGCCATCGAAGACCTCGACTTCACCGACGGACGGTGCCGGGAGAAGCACGGCCGCAACAAACGCTTCCGCCGCCTCATCTCCCGCTTCCCCACCGCGAAACTCAAGGCCCGCCTGGTGGCGATGGCCGCCGAGCAGAACGTAGCGGTCGTCGCGGTCGACCCCGCCTACACCTCCCGCTGGGGCGCCCAGCACTGGCAGCAGCCCCTCACCAGCACCAACCGCACAGTTTCTCGGCACGATGCGGCGAGCATCGCGATCGGGCGACGCGCCCTCGGGCATCCGATCCGGCGACGGACGGCACCGCCCCCACACGACCAGAGAGATCGTGCGGGGCATCGGACCGCCCAGGCCGCAGCGGAGACCCGCAGGCGTGAGGGACCCCGCCCCCGCATCCCCGGACCACGGACGAGATCCGTGCCGCCCGGCAGCGGAGCGAACGCGGGCGACCAGCGTGCCCAACACCGTTCGGAGCACGCGGCTGAGCACCAGCGGCCCTGGAAACAGGACCCGCTCCCACTCAGCCCCTAG
- the tdh gene encoding L-threonine 3-dehydrogenase, giving the protein MKALVKEKAEPGLWLTDVPEPQAGPGDVLIKVLRTGICGTDLHIRNWDGWAQQAISTPLVLGHEFVGEVIETGRDVPDIKVGDRVSGEGHLVCGKCRNCLAGRRHLCRATVGLGVGRDGAFAEYVVLPAANVWVHRVPVDLDVAAIFDPFGNAVHTALSFPLVGEDVLITGAGPIGLMAAAVARHAGARNVVITDVSEERLELARKIGVSLALNVAGSTIADGQRELGLREGFDIGLEMSGRPEAMRDMIANMTHGGRIAMLGLPSQEFPVDWSRIVTSMITIKGIYGREMFETWYAMSVLLEGGLDLAPVITGRYGFRDYEAAFDDAAGGRGGKVILDWTA; this is encoded by the coding sequence GTGAAGGCGCTGGTCAAGGAGAAGGCGGAGCCCGGGCTCTGGCTCACGGACGTTCCGGAGCCGCAGGCCGGCCCCGGCGACGTACTGATCAAGGTCCTCAGGACCGGGATCTGCGGCACCGACCTGCACATCCGCAACTGGGACGGCTGGGCGCAGCAGGCCATCAGCACGCCGCTCGTGCTCGGGCACGAGTTCGTCGGCGAGGTCATCGAGACCGGCCGCGACGTCCCCGACATCAAGGTCGGCGACCGCGTCAGCGGCGAGGGCCACCTGGTCTGCGGCAAGTGCCGCAACTGTCTGGCCGGGCGCCGCCACCTCTGCCGCGCCACGGTCGGCCTGGGCGTGGGCCGCGACGGCGCGTTCGCCGAGTACGTGGTCCTTCCCGCCGCCAATGTGTGGGTGCACCGGGTGCCCGTCGACCTCGATGTCGCCGCGATCTTCGACCCGTTCGGCAACGCCGTGCACACGGCGCTGTCCTTCCCGCTGGTCGGTGAGGACGTACTCATCACCGGGGCCGGACCGATCGGCCTGATGGCCGCGGCCGTGGCCCGTCACGCGGGTGCCCGCAACGTCGTCATCACCGACGTCAGCGAGGAGCGCCTGGAGCTGGCACGCAAGATCGGTGTGAGCCTCGCCCTCAATGTCGCGGGTTCGACGATCGCCGACGGTCAGCGCGAGCTGGGTCTGCGCGAGGGCTTCGACATTGGCCTGGAGATGTCTGGCCGCCCCGAAGCGATGCGCGACATGATCGCCAACATGACCCACGGCGGCCGGATCGCGATGCTCGGCCTGCCGTCCCAGGAGTTCCCGGTCGACTGGTCGCGGATCGTCACCTCCATGATCACGATCAAGGGCATCTACGGACGCGAGATGTTCGAGACCTGGTACGCCATGTCGGTTCTCCTCGAAGGCGGTCTCGACCTGGCTCCCGTGATCACCGGCCGCTACGGCTTCCGCGACTACGAGGCGGCCTTCGACGACGCGGCCGGCGGCCGCGGCGGCAAGGTCATCCTCGACTGGACCGCCTGA
- a CDS encoding glycine C-acetyltransferase codes for MFESVRDDLRTTLDEIRAAGLHKPERVIGTPQSATVNVTAGGRPGEVLNFCANNYLGLADHPEVVAAAHAALDRWGYGMASVRFICGTQEVHKELEARLSAFLGQEDTILYSSCFDANGGVFETLLGAEDAVISDALNHASIIDGIRLSKARRFRYANRDMADLEAQLKEASGARRRLIVTDGVFSMDGYVAPLKEICDLADRYDAMVMVDDSHAVGFVGPGGRGTPELHGVMDRVDIITGTLGKALGGASGGYVAARAEIVALLRQRSRPYLFSNTLAPVIAAASLKVLDLLESADDLRVRLAENTALFRSRMTAEGFDVLPGDHAIAPVMIGDAAVAGRMAELLLDRGVYVIGFSYPVVPQGQARIRVQLSAGHSTKDVNRAVDAFVAARAELEG; via the coding sequence ATGTTCGAATCCGTACGCGACGATCTGCGCACCACCCTCGACGAGATCCGCGCCGCCGGCCTGCACAAGCCCGAGCGCGTCATCGGCACCCCGCAGTCCGCGACCGTGAACGTCACCGCGGGTGGCCGCCCCGGCGAGGTCCTCAACTTCTGCGCGAACAACTACCTCGGCCTCGCCGACCACCCCGAGGTCGTCGCCGCCGCCCACGCGGCACTCGACCGCTGGGGCTACGGCATGGCCTCCGTGCGCTTCATCTGCGGTACGCAGGAGGTGCACAAGGAGCTGGAGGCGCGCCTTTCCGCGTTCCTCGGCCAGGAGGACACGATCCTCTACTCCTCCTGTTTCGACGCCAACGGCGGTGTCTTCGAGACCCTCCTCGGCGCCGAGGACGCGGTCATCTCCGACGCCCTCAACCACGCCTCGATCATCGACGGCATCCGGCTGTCCAAGGCCCGCCGCTTCCGGTACGCCAACCGCGACATGGCCGACCTGGAGGCTCAGCTCAAGGAGGCGTCCGGCGCCAGGCGCCGCCTGATCGTCACCGACGGCGTGTTCTCGATGGACGGCTATGTCGCGCCCCTGAAGGAGATCTGCGACCTCGCCGACCGCTACGACGCGATGGTCATGGTCGACGACTCGCACGCCGTCGGTTTCGTCGGCCCCGGCGGCCGCGGCACCCCGGAATTGCACGGCGTCATGGACCGCGTCGACATCATCACGGGCACCCTCGGCAAGGCGCTCGGCGGTGCCTCCGGCGGCTACGTCGCCGCCCGCGCCGAGATCGTCGCCCTGCTGCGCCAGCGCTCTCGTCCGTACCTCTTCTCGAACACGCTCGCCCCGGTGATCGCGGCGGCCTCCCTGAAGGTCCTCGACCTGCTGGAGTCGGCCGACGACCTGCGCGTTCGGCTCGCCGAGAACACGGCGCTGTTCCGCTCCAGGATGACCGCGGAGGGCTTCGACGTCCTTCCCGGCGACCACGCGATCGCCCCCGTCATGATCGGCGACGCGGCCGTCGCCGGGCGCATGGCGGAGCTGCTCCTGGACCGCGGTGTGTACGTGATCGGCTTCTCGTACCCCGTTGTTCCGCAGGGGCAGGCCCGTATCCGGGTCCAGCTGTCGGCGGGGCACTCGACGAAGGACGTGAACCGGGCCGTGGACGCGTTCGTGGCCGCCCGCGCGGAACTCGAGGGCTGA
- a CDS encoding LysR family transcriptional regulator yields MIEARRLHILRAVADHRTVTAAAAALYLTPSAVSQQLAALEQETGHRLVERSAKGVRLTPAGEILLSHTNAVLAQLERAEAELAAYSSGSAGTVTVASFATGIGLVVAPALARLASTAPGIHIRVQDAEGDASLPMVLDRQVDIAVAVEYRGAPDADDPRLTHVSLYAEPFDAVVPVTHRLADADEVPLAELAKDPWIGPYPGNPCHDVVVLACENAGFQPRLEHSSDDFRAVVALASADAGVALVPRSALRGMDLTGVLVRPVDGVAPTRRVFAAVRRGAEDHPLIRPVLEALAEAATVD; encoded by the coding sequence ATGATCGAAGCGCGGCGGCTCCACATCCTCCGTGCGGTGGCCGACCACCGCACGGTGACGGCGGCTGCCGCCGCGCTCTATCTCACGCCGTCGGCCGTCTCCCAGCAGCTGGCCGCTCTGGAACAGGAGACGGGACACCGGCTCGTCGAGCGCAGCGCCAAGGGCGTCCGGCTGACGCCCGCCGGCGAGATCCTGCTCAGCCACACCAACGCCGTCCTCGCCCAACTGGAGCGCGCCGAGGCTGAGTTGGCCGCGTACAGCTCGGGCTCCGCGGGCACGGTCACTGTCGCCTCGTTCGCGACCGGCATCGGCCTGGTCGTGGCCCCCGCGCTGGCCCGCCTCGCCTCCACGGCGCCCGGTATCCACATCCGCGTCCAGGACGCCGAGGGTGACGCCAGCCTGCCGATGGTGCTCGACCGACAGGTCGACATCGCGGTCGCCGTCGAATACCGGGGCGCCCCGGACGCGGACGACCCGCGCCTCACCCACGTGTCCCTGTACGCCGAGCCCTTCGACGCGGTCGTCCCGGTCACCCACCGGCTGGCGGACGCCGACGAAGTCCCGCTCGCCGAGCTCGCCAAGGACCCGTGGATCGGCCCGTACCCGGGCAACCCCTGCCATGACGTGGTCGTCCTGGCCTGCGAGAACGCCGGATTCCAGCCTCGCCTCGAACACTCCTCGGACGACTTCCGCGCCGTCGTCGCCCTCGCCTCGGCCGACGCGGGCGTGGCCTTGGTGCCCCGCTCGGCGCTGCGCGGCATGGACCTCACCGGGGTTCTCGTGCGCCCGGTCGACGGCGTCGCGCCCACCCGCCGGGTCTTCGCGGCCGTACGCCGCGGCGCGGAGGACCATCCACTGATCCGGCCGGTGCTGGAGGCGTTGGCGGAGGCCGCGACTGTGGACTGA
- a CDS encoding helix-turn-helix domain-containing protein, which translates to MGNDVEDAVDVRLGARLAELRAERGWSLGELAERSGVSRSTLSRAERAEISPTASLLNRLCGVYGRTMSQLLSEVEGESALLVRAADQVIWEDKASGFVRRSVSPSHTGMRGELVEGRLAAGADIAYDRPPVPGLEQHIWVLDGTLAVTAQDIQHHLDAGDCLRLRVWGPTRFRCPGPEDARYALVVVRP; encoded by the coding sequence ATGGGAAACGATGTAGAGGACGCCGTCGACGTCCGGCTCGGTGCCCGGCTGGCCGAGCTGCGGGCCGAACGCGGCTGGTCCCTGGGGGAGTTGGCGGAGCGCAGTGGGGTCAGTCGTTCGACCCTGTCCCGCGCCGAGCGCGCGGAGATCAGCCCCACCGCCTCGCTCCTGAACCGCCTGTGCGGTGTGTACGGGCGGACCATGTCGCAATTGCTCAGTGAGGTCGAGGGTGAATCCGCGCTGTTGGTGCGGGCGGCCGACCAGGTGATCTGGGAGGACAAGGCCTCCGGTTTCGTACGACGGTCGGTGTCGCCGTCGCACACGGGGATGCGCGGCGAGCTCGTCGAGGGACGGCTCGCGGCCGGCGCCGACATCGCGTACGACCGCCCCCCTGTCCCTGGTCTGGAACAGCACATCTGGGTCCTCGACGGGACGCTCGCCGTGACGGCGCAGGACATCCAGCACCACCTCGACGCCGGCGACTGCCTCCGGCTGCGGGTATGGGGCCCGACGCGTTTCCGATGCCCAGGCCCCGAGGACGCGCGGTACGCGCTGGTGGTGGTGCGGCCGTGA
- a CDS encoding N-acetyltransferase family protein translates to MTTLSRLDAAQLRSSADELADLLVDTVEGGASIGFLAPLDRAAAVAWWEGRAAEVSVGRLAVWVVRSEDRLLGTVSLAFPDKPNSRHRAELVKLMVHRDGRGQGLGRTLLTTAESGAIAAGVTLLHLDTETDSPAESLYRSAGWTELGAIPDYAATPSGELRPTTIFYKRVGAEAVVLGT, encoded by the coding sequence GTGACCACCCTCTCCCGGCTGGACGCAGCCCAACTCCGCTCCTCGGCGGACGAGTTGGCGGATCTGCTGGTCGACACCGTGGAGGGCGGTGCTTCGATCGGCTTCCTCGCCCCGCTCGACCGCGCGGCGGCCGTCGCCTGGTGGGAGGGGCGCGCGGCCGAGGTGTCGGTCGGCCGTCTCGCCGTGTGGGTGGTCCGCAGCGAGGACCGGCTGCTCGGCACCGTCAGCCTCGCGTTCCCGGACAAGCCCAACAGCCGCCACCGCGCCGAACTCGTGAAGCTGATGGTGCACCGGGACGGCCGCGGACAAGGTCTCGGCCGTACGCTCCTGACGACCGCCGAGTCCGGGGCGATCGCGGCGGGAGTGACCCTCCTGCACCTGGACACCGAGACCGACAGCCCCGCCGAGTCCCTCTACCGCTCCGCGGGCTGGACCGAGCTCGGAGCGATACCGGACTATGCGGCGACGCCGTCGGGCGAGTTGCGCCCGACGACGATCTTCTACAAACGCGTGGGAGCGGAAGCGGTCGTTCTCGGCACGTGA
- a CDS encoding MmcQ/YjbR family DNA-binding protein — MPDAEDVRRIALSLPDTTEKIAWSMPTFRVAGKMFATLPEEETSIAVRCPKEERDELVLAEPRKFWIADHEATFAWVRVRLAALEDDDELRDILADSWRQAAPPRLLDSYPELGLPSAD; from the coding sequence ATGCCGGATGCCGAAGACGTACGCCGTATCGCCCTCTCCCTGCCGGACACGACGGAGAAGATCGCCTGGAGCATGCCCACGTTCCGGGTCGCGGGCAAGATGTTCGCCACGCTGCCCGAGGAGGAGACCTCCATCGCCGTGCGCTGCCCGAAGGAGGAGCGCGACGAACTCGTCCTCGCCGAGCCCCGGAAGTTCTGGATCGCCGACCACGAGGCGACCTTCGCCTGGGTCCGCGTCCGCCTCGCGGCCCTGGAGGACGACGACGAACTCCGCGACATCCTCGCCGACTCCTGGCGCCAGGCGGCCCCGCCCCGACTGCTCGATTCCTACCCGGAGTTGGGCCTCCCGTCCGCCGACTGA